In Halichondria panicea chromosome 17, odHalPani1.1, whole genome shotgun sequence, a single window of DNA contains:
- the LOC135351631 gene encoding TBC1 domain family member 16-like, translating to MNMATTVKSFIDKAFNTLTRRGRPQFESINNDVDEQELRVVTHNSEKPLSKEWSRTPSPVLSPVEPIGTLDADDILFRKNNVYLKHPRKKSVSTSSSLSRSSRDYSLSSSLGESGDSYNSKETRLPRAAAASRDSQDLIPGFLFITTRGSDFGTTLILNWAPNSSILAQRQASLVSVDVTRGSRSLSLSDSNSGGFGGEECSSVSIDLGLMEVIRVFYRIGDNGLLISGEMVITSKDRKFRVFHFKNGGLNDLIHLFRSWSFFKHHCHKETHQHTFTIFRPKLSLSELHPDEGTIKSVLTKEVWRDLLDQEGKIVDSGYVRKVVFLQGVSPSLRKEVWPFLLGLYTFHSTAGERDAIRAKRRDEYWALDKRRKENERSGGYLKDVSGGADSAGRGGRPDVYHQIEKDVVRTDRSTSYYKGEDNAHCNTLMDIILNYLLFKPNIRYCQGMTDLLAPLLAALDEEAEAFWCFTKLVQSSAFYKPGKDHISVTHQIEPLRLLIEMLIPSFYIYLENIEDGTTLMFCHRWLLVCLKREFYEEDALIIWETCWSNYKTNSFHLFICVAILAIYGQKAIDKNMHINELMVFFNTLSYSMPRDIVLSQARGYLHQFCSSPEVSCLLYSVMNKEFWSCKDSPKLACSVCRGIGSCSRTGFVSDYEAVC from the exons ATGAACATGGCCACAACAGTCAAGTCATTTATTGATAAAGCGTTCAACACACTAACTCGAAGAGGGAGACCACAATTCGAGAGCATCAATAATGACGTTGATGAACAAGAGCTACGAGTAGTCACACACAACAGCGAGAAGCCATTATCCAAAGAATGGAGTCGCACACCCTCACCCGTCCTATCCCCAGTTGAACCAATCGGAACGCTAGATGCTGACGATATACTTTTCCGTAAAAACAATGTTTATCTGAAACACCCTCGAAAGAAAAGCGTTTCGACGTCTTCATCCCTTTCGCGTTCGTCTCGTGACTATTCTCTGTCCTCCTCTCTAGGGGAATCTGGTGACAGCTATAACAGTAAGGAGACCAGACTGCCCAGGGCAGCAGCTGCAAGCCGCGATAGCCAAGATCTCATTCCAGGCTTCCTATTTATTACAACCAGGGGCTCCGATTTCGGAACCACACTCATTTTAAACTGGGCCCCCAATTCTAGTATTTTAGCCCAACGCCAAGCATCGCTAGTTTCCGTTGATGTCACCCGAGGGAGTCGAAGTTTGTCTTTGTCGGATAGTAATAGTGGTGGGTTTGGGGGTGAGGAGTGTTCCTCCGTGTCCATCGATCTTGGACTCATGGAGGTCATTCGGGTTTTTTATCGTATTGGTGATAATGGGCTGCTCATATCTGGGGAGATGGTCATCACAAGCAAGGACCGGAAATTCAGA GTATTTCATTTCAAGAATGGTGGACTCAATGACCTCATCCACCTGTTTCGCTCGTGGAGTTTCTTCAAGCACCATTGTCACAAGGAGACCCATCAGCACACATTCACCATCTTTCGTCCCAAGCTGAGTCTCTCAGAGCTCCACCCAGACGAGGGTACGATCAAGAGTGTTCTGACAAAAGAGGTGTGGAGAGATCTGCTCGATCAGGAGGGGAAGATTGTGGACAGTGGATACGTCAGGAAG GTTGTGTTCCTACAAGGGGTTTCTCCCTCGTTAAGGAAGGAGGTGTGGCCATTCCTTCTGGGTCTCTACACGTTTCACTCGACTGCGGGGGAGAGGGATGCCATCAGAGCCAAGAGGAGGGACGAATACTGGGCCCTTGACAAAAGAAG GAAAGAGAACGAGAGGTCTGGCGGTTACTTGAAGGATGTGTCTGGgggtgctgactcagcagggAGGGGTGGCCGCCCAGACGTGTACCATCAGATAGAGAAGGACGTGGTGAGAACAGATCGCTCCACCTCCTACTACAAGGGAGAGGACAATGCTCACTGCAACACActcat GGATATCattttgaactacctactttTTAAGCCAAACATCCGGTATTGTCAAG GCATGACTGATCTCCTGGCTCCTCTGCTGGCTGCACTGGACGAAGAGGCTGAGGCATTCTGGTGCTTTACTAAACTAGTGCAGAGCAGTGCCTTCTACAAACCGGGCAAAGACCACATCTCCGTCACTCATCAGATT GAGCCGCTGCGACTTTTGATTGAGATGCTCATTCCATCGTTCTATATCTACCTTGAAAATATTGAGGACGGGACCACATTGATGTTTTGTCACCGTTGGTTACTTGTCTGTCTCAAGAGAGAGTTCTATGAAGAAGACGCACTGATAATCTGGGAGACGTGTTGGTCCAACTACAAGACGAACTCTTTCCATTTATTTATCTGTGTAGCGATTTTGGCGATCTACGGACAGAAAGCAATCGACAAGAACATGCACATAAACGAACTTATGGTATTTTTCAACACACTAAGCTACTCAATGCCTCGAGATATTGTGCTCAGCCAAGCGAGAGGATATTTGCATCAGTTCTGCTCAAGCCCTGAAGTTAGCTGTCTCCTGTATTCGGTGATGAACAAAGAGTTTTGGTCGTGTAAAGATAGCCCGAAATTGGCTTGCTCTGTTTGTAGAGGAATCGGTAGCTGCTCTAGAACTGGGTTTGTGTCTGATTATGAAGCAGTATGTTAG